One genomic segment of Coffea arabica cultivar ET-39 chromosome 6e, Coffea Arabica ET-39 HiFi, whole genome shotgun sequence includes these proteins:
- the LOC113693923 gene encoding protein TRANSPARENT TESTA 9-like isoform X12, giving the protein MIQIAVRALTLNIYSVADEMVYQFLTTPTASAYFSSLILNLKNKCLHVDAIINGVKESFHEKKRELLSETDRILDDFYYLKDILCIPEQRLNKLVTENIVNMLILPMLLTLLNNRLSNDTGLSAITCLYVLCRLLQVFDGTNLVNVIGSAVLFSFMPPNVTDAAESVVSARLEQVNGLAVCYQEGEEMVDLQHEGAENFMMNYVLKHSLEFTELSSCFDSSPLENSENEWGGIFSCIFSRNHSLMLGSLMLLFTVADSKDLHYQLAAKIGFSQVKTASEMIGSTVAGHIQKIVNQLLKVLASEPPLSVPILLHAAWFLRKLLVFLDQKLEDNDCHLFKTSYEGSCGRLYEEFDRCWFDYIPDVLKSEWANCKTALEESSQSKDPFFLLELASIQNPPSGSMAFLLLSSFLLLFIFLLFYLCCLLLKSIVLPPASFLFNISGNTGPAFDWQRMVDCVKVFVLHLQLKPFIFGGDPFDNPLANLKNSYLAQSGKRYPSDLSLASFGSEVALGSGIPCKIAFSGAGTRDIYVIPIAREISGKLLLVERHPLHSRKGVVIAIAPLAGLDPKIDEEHPTWLLVHLRDFEPRLRSDETKTLDSHTSLPEQGRWILGFLSAKDCKAAFSVILEETRKQRSFVENLVAPVLEEKLFK; this is encoded by the exons ATGATACAGATAGCAGTTCGTGCACTGACCCTTAACATTTATAGTG TTGCTGATGAGATGGTCTATCAATTTCTAACAACTCCGACTGCTTCTGCATACTTTTCTAGCTTGATTctgaatttaaaaaataagtgCTTGCATGTTGATGCAATCATCAATGGGGTAAA GGAGAGTTTccatgaaaagaaaagagaacttcTTTCAGAAACTGATAGAATTTTGGATGACTTCTATTACCTGAAGGACATACTGTGCATTCCTGAGCAGCGCTTGAACAAACTTGTTACAGAGAACATTGTTAACATGCTTATTTTGCCGATGTTGCTTACTCTACTAAACAATAGGCTAAGCAAT GACACTGGTCTATCTGCAATCACTTGTCTCTATGTTCTTTGTCGTCTTCTTCAAGTTTTTGATGGAACGAATTTGGTTAATGTTATCGGCAGTGCTGTTCTATTTTCTTTTATGCCTCCAAATGTGACAGATGCTGCTGAGTCTGTTGTATCTGCTAGACTTGAGCAGGTGAATGGTCTTGCAGTCTGTTATCAGGAAGGGGAAGAAATGGTAGATCTTCAGCATGAGGGGGCAGAAAACTTCATGATGAACTATGTTCTTAAGCATTCATTGGAGTTCACAGAACTGAGCTCTTGTTTTGACAGTTCACCGCTGGAGAATTCGGAAAATGAATG GGGTGGAATATTTAGTTGTATTTTCTCCCGTAATCACAGTCTAATGCTAGGTTCTTTGATGTTATTGTTTACAGTGGCTGACAGTAAAG ATCTTCATTACCAGTTGGCTGCAAAGATAGGATTTTCTCAAGTAAAG ACTGCTTCAGAGATGATTGGAAGCACTGTTGCAGGACACATACAGAAG ATTGTGAATCAATTATTGAAGGTTTTGGCGAGTGAACCACCATTGTCAGTACCAATATTGTTGCATGCAGCTTGGTTTTTGCGAAAGTTGTTGGTTTTTCTGGACCAGAAGTTAGAGGACAATGATTGTCACCTCTTCAAG ACCTCATATGAGGGCTCTTGTGGACGTCTTTATGAAGAATTTGATCGATGCTGGTTTGACTATATTCCAGATGTGTTAAAAAGCGAATGGGCCAACTGTAAAACAG CACTCGAAGAATCATCACAGTCCAAggatcctttctttcttctagAACTTGCATCTATTCAAAATCCTCCCAGTGGTAGTATGGCGTTTCTTCTACTCTCTTCCTTCCTTCTTTTattcatatttcttttgttttatctCTGCTGTCTGCTTTTAAAAAGTATAGTCTTACCACCTGCTAGTTTTCTATTTAACATCTCAGGCAATACCGGTCCTGCTTTTGATTGGCAACGGATGGTTGATTGTGTCAAG GTTTTTGTTCTCCATCTTCAACTGAAGCCATTTATTTTTGGGGGTGATCCTTTTGATAATCCTTTAGCAAATTTGAAAAACAGCTACTTGGCTCAATCGGGGAAAAGATATCCTTCGGATCTTTCATTGGCAAGCTTCGGTTCAGAGGTAGCTTTAG GTTCTGGAATCCCCTGTAAAATTGCATTTTCTGGAGCTGGGACAAGAGATATTTATGTGATACCAATTGCAAGGGAAATATCTGGTAAATTGCTACTTGTGGAACGACATCCGTTACACTCTAGAAAAGGAGTTGTAATTGCCATTGCTCCATTGGCTGGATTGGAT CCCAAGATAGACGAGGAGCATCCTACATGGTTGCTAGTGCATCTTAGAGACTTTGAGCCAAGACTCCGATCAGATGAAACGAAAACACTCGACTCCCATACATCACTCCCTGAACAAGGAAGATGGATACTTGGATTTTTGAGCGCCAAAGATTGCAAGGCTGCTTTCTCGGTGATACTCGAGGAAACTAGAAAACAGAGGTCCTTTGTGGAGAACTTGGTTGCTCCGGTACTGGAAGAGAAATTGTTCAAATAG
- the LOC113693923 gene encoding protein TRANSPARENT TESTA 9-like isoform X10: protein MTPNCHDTAISLPLYDEALKFANHGEKMIQIAVRALTLNIYSVADEMVYQFLTTPTASAYFSSLILNLKNKCLHVDAIINGVKESFHEKKRELLSETDRILDDFYYLKDILCIPEQRLNKLVTENIVNMLILPMLLTLLNNRLSNDTGLSAITCLYVLCRLLQVFDGTNLVNVIGSAVLFSFMPPNVTDAAESVVSARLEQVNGLAVCYQEGEEMVDLQHEGAENFMMNYVLKHSLEFTELSSCFDSSPLENSENEWGGIFSCIFSRNHSLMLGSLMLLFTVADSKDLHYQLAAKIGFSQVKTASEMIGSTVAGHIQKIVNQLLKVLASEPPLSVPILLHAAWFLRKLLVFLDQKLEDNDCHLFKTSYEGSCGRLYEEFDRCWFDYIPDVLKSEWANCKTALEESSQSKDPFFLLELASIQNPPSGSMAFLLLSSFLLLFIFLLFYLCCLLLKSIVLPPASFLFNISGNTGPAFDWQRMVDCVKVFVLHLQLKPFIFGGDPFDNPLANLKNSYLAQSGKRYPSDLSLASFGSEVALGSGIPCKIAFSGAGTRDIYVIPIAREISGKLLLVERHPLHSRKGVVIAIAPLAGLDPKIDEEHPTWLLVHLRDFEPRLRSDETKTLDSHTSLPEQGRWILGFLSAKDCKAAFSVILEETRKQRSFVENLVAPVLEEKLFK from the exons ATGACCCCCAACTGTCAT GACACTGCAATCTCATTGCCGTTGTATGATGAGGCTCTTAAATTTGCTAACCATGGGGAAAAGATGATACAGATAGCAGTTCGTGCACTGACCCTTAACATTTATAGTG TTGCTGATGAGATGGTCTATCAATTTCTAACAACTCCGACTGCTTCTGCATACTTTTCTAGCTTGATTctgaatttaaaaaataagtgCTTGCATGTTGATGCAATCATCAATGGGGTAAA GGAGAGTTTccatgaaaagaaaagagaacttcTTTCAGAAACTGATAGAATTTTGGATGACTTCTATTACCTGAAGGACATACTGTGCATTCCTGAGCAGCGCTTGAACAAACTTGTTACAGAGAACATTGTTAACATGCTTATTTTGCCGATGTTGCTTACTCTACTAAACAATAGGCTAAGCAAT GACACTGGTCTATCTGCAATCACTTGTCTCTATGTTCTTTGTCGTCTTCTTCAAGTTTTTGATGGAACGAATTTGGTTAATGTTATCGGCAGTGCTGTTCTATTTTCTTTTATGCCTCCAAATGTGACAGATGCTGCTGAGTCTGTTGTATCTGCTAGACTTGAGCAGGTGAATGGTCTTGCAGTCTGTTATCAGGAAGGGGAAGAAATGGTAGATCTTCAGCATGAGGGGGCAGAAAACTTCATGATGAACTATGTTCTTAAGCATTCATTGGAGTTCACAGAACTGAGCTCTTGTTTTGACAGTTCACCGCTGGAGAATTCGGAAAATGAATG GGGTGGAATATTTAGTTGTATTTTCTCCCGTAATCACAGTCTAATGCTAGGTTCTTTGATGTTATTGTTTACAGTGGCTGACAGTAAAG ATCTTCATTACCAGTTGGCTGCAAAGATAGGATTTTCTCAAGTAAAG ACTGCTTCAGAGATGATTGGAAGCACTGTTGCAGGACACATACAGAAG ATTGTGAATCAATTATTGAAGGTTTTGGCGAGTGAACCACCATTGTCAGTACCAATATTGTTGCATGCAGCTTGGTTTTTGCGAAAGTTGTTGGTTTTTCTGGACCAGAAGTTAGAGGACAATGATTGTCACCTCTTCAAG ACCTCATATGAGGGCTCTTGTGGACGTCTTTATGAAGAATTTGATCGATGCTGGTTTGACTATATTCCAGATGTGTTAAAAAGCGAATGGGCCAACTGTAAAACAG CACTCGAAGAATCATCACAGTCCAAggatcctttctttcttctagAACTTGCATCTATTCAAAATCCTCCCAGTGGTAGTATGGCGTTTCTTCTACTCTCTTCCTTCCTTCTTTTattcatatttcttttgttttatctCTGCTGTCTGCTTTTAAAAAGTATAGTCTTACCACCTGCTAGTTTTCTATTTAACATCTCAGGCAATACCGGTCCTGCTTTTGATTGGCAACGGATGGTTGATTGTGTCAAG GTTTTTGTTCTCCATCTTCAACTGAAGCCATTTATTTTTGGGGGTGATCCTTTTGATAATCCTTTAGCAAATTTGAAAAACAGCTACTTGGCTCAATCGGGGAAAAGATATCCTTCGGATCTTTCATTGGCAAGCTTCGGTTCAGAGGTAGCTTTAG GTTCTGGAATCCCCTGTAAAATTGCATTTTCTGGAGCTGGGACAAGAGATATTTATGTGATACCAATTGCAAGGGAAATATCTGGTAAATTGCTACTTGTGGAACGACATCCGTTACACTCTAGAAAAGGAGTTGTAATTGCCATTGCTCCATTGGCTGGATTGGAT CCCAAGATAGACGAGGAGCATCCTACATGGTTGCTAGTGCATCTTAGAGACTTTGAGCCAAGACTCCGATCAGATGAAACGAAAACACTCGACTCCCATACATCACTCCCTGAACAAGGAAGATGGATACTTGGATTTTTGAGCGCCAAAGATTGCAAGGCTGCTTTCTCGGTGATACTCGAGGAAACTAGAAAACAGAGGTCCTTTGTGGAGAACTTGGTTGCTCCGGTACTGGAAGAGAAATTGTTCAAATAG
- the LOC113693923 gene encoding protein TRANSPARENT TESTA 9-like isoform X11, with translation MNMPSDTAISLPLYDEALKFANHGEKMIQIAVRALTLNIYSVADEMVYQFLTTPTASAYFSSLILNLKNKCLHVDAIINGVKESFHEKKRELLSETDRILDDFYYLKDILCIPEQRLNKLVTENIVNMLILPMLLTLLNNRLSNDTGLSAITCLYVLCRLLQVFDGTNLVNVIGSAVLFSFMPPNVTDAAESVVSARLEQVNGLAVCYQEGEEMVDLQHEGAENFMMNYVLKHSLEFTELSSCFDSSPLENSENEWGGIFSCIFSRNHSLMLGSLMLLFTVADSKDLHYQLAAKIGFSQVKTASEMIGSTVAGHIQKIVNQLLKVLASEPPLSVPILLHAAWFLRKLLVFLDQKLEDNDCHLFKTSYEGSCGRLYEEFDRCWFDYIPDVLKSEWANCKTALEESSQSKDPFFLLELASIQNPPSGSMAFLLLSSFLLLFIFLLFYLCCLLLKSIVLPPASFLFNISGNTGPAFDWQRMVDCVKVFVLHLQLKPFIFGGDPFDNPLANLKNSYLAQSGKRYPSDLSLASFGSEVALGSGIPCKIAFSGAGTRDIYVIPIAREISGKLLLVERHPLHSRKGVVIAIAPLAGLDPKIDEEHPTWLLVHLRDFEPRLRSDETKTLDSHTSLPEQGRWILGFLSAKDCKAAFSVILEETRKQRSFVENLVAPVLEEKLFK, from the exons ATGAACATGCCATCT GACACTGCAATCTCATTGCCGTTGTATGATGAGGCTCTTAAATTTGCTAACCATGGGGAAAAGATGATACAGATAGCAGTTCGTGCACTGACCCTTAACATTTATAGTG TTGCTGATGAGATGGTCTATCAATTTCTAACAACTCCGACTGCTTCTGCATACTTTTCTAGCTTGATTctgaatttaaaaaataagtgCTTGCATGTTGATGCAATCATCAATGGGGTAAA GGAGAGTTTccatgaaaagaaaagagaacttcTTTCAGAAACTGATAGAATTTTGGATGACTTCTATTACCTGAAGGACATACTGTGCATTCCTGAGCAGCGCTTGAACAAACTTGTTACAGAGAACATTGTTAACATGCTTATTTTGCCGATGTTGCTTACTCTACTAAACAATAGGCTAAGCAAT GACACTGGTCTATCTGCAATCACTTGTCTCTATGTTCTTTGTCGTCTTCTTCAAGTTTTTGATGGAACGAATTTGGTTAATGTTATCGGCAGTGCTGTTCTATTTTCTTTTATGCCTCCAAATGTGACAGATGCTGCTGAGTCTGTTGTATCTGCTAGACTTGAGCAGGTGAATGGTCTTGCAGTCTGTTATCAGGAAGGGGAAGAAATGGTAGATCTTCAGCATGAGGGGGCAGAAAACTTCATGATGAACTATGTTCTTAAGCATTCATTGGAGTTCACAGAACTGAGCTCTTGTTTTGACAGTTCACCGCTGGAGAATTCGGAAAATGAATG GGGTGGAATATTTAGTTGTATTTTCTCCCGTAATCACAGTCTAATGCTAGGTTCTTTGATGTTATTGTTTACAGTGGCTGACAGTAAAG ATCTTCATTACCAGTTGGCTGCAAAGATAGGATTTTCTCAAGTAAAG ACTGCTTCAGAGATGATTGGAAGCACTGTTGCAGGACACATACAGAAG ATTGTGAATCAATTATTGAAGGTTTTGGCGAGTGAACCACCATTGTCAGTACCAATATTGTTGCATGCAGCTTGGTTTTTGCGAAAGTTGTTGGTTTTTCTGGACCAGAAGTTAGAGGACAATGATTGTCACCTCTTCAAG ACCTCATATGAGGGCTCTTGTGGACGTCTTTATGAAGAATTTGATCGATGCTGGTTTGACTATATTCCAGATGTGTTAAAAAGCGAATGGGCCAACTGTAAAACAG CACTCGAAGAATCATCACAGTCCAAggatcctttctttcttctagAACTTGCATCTATTCAAAATCCTCCCAGTGGTAGTATGGCGTTTCTTCTACTCTCTTCCTTCCTTCTTTTattcatatttcttttgttttatctCTGCTGTCTGCTTTTAAAAAGTATAGTCTTACCACCTGCTAGTTTTCTATTTAACATCTCAGGCAATACCGGTCCTGCTTTTGATTGGCAACGGATGGTTGATTGTGTCAAG GTTTTTGTTCTCCATCTTCAACTGAAGCCATTTATTTTTGGGGGTGATCCTTTTGATAATCCTTTAGCAAATTTGAAAAACAGCTACTTGGCTCAATCGGGGAAAAGATATCCTTCGGATCTTTCATTGGCAAGCTTCGGTTCAGAGGTAGCTTTAG GTTCTGGAATCCCCTGTAAAATTGCATTTTCTGGAGCTGGGACAAGAGATATTTATGTGATACCAATTGCAAGGGAAATATCTGGTAAATTGCTACTTGTGGAACGACATCCGTTACACTCTAGAAAAGGAGTTGTAATTGCCATTGCTCCATTGGCTGGATTGGAT CCCAAGATAGACGAGGAGCATCCTACATGGTTGCTAGTGCATCTTAGAGACTTTGAGCCAAGACTCCGATCAGATGAAACGAAAACACTCGACTCCCATACATCACTCCCTGAACAAGGAAGATGGATACTTGGATTTTTGAGCGCCAAAGATTGCAAGGCTGCTTTCTCGGTGATACTCGAGGAAACTAGAAAACAGAGGTCCTTTGTGGAGAACTTGGTTGCTCCGGTACTGGAAGAGAAATTGTTCAAATAG